A window of Chlorobium phaeobacteroides DSM 266 genomic DNA:
TTGACTCCGGCTTCCTTGTAAATCCTTCCCAATTCGCTCTGAAGCTTTGCGGGATTATCCTTGTATTTCTCCTGGAGTTCCTTGAGAGCCGGCTGCAATGCCGACATTTTTTTCATCGACTTTGTCGATGCCATCGAGAGCGGATAGGTCACCAGTTTGATGAGCAGGGCAAAAATGATAATAATCAGACCGTAATTGCTTACAAACCTGTTCATCCAGGTAAAGGCAGGAAGAATGATATACTCGGCGAACGGTCTGGTGAGCCAGTCCCATCCAAAGTCCATGATCTTTTCAAGATCGACTCCAAGTGATTTGACCGTGTTGTAGTCAAGCGGGCCGACATAGAGACTGTAGCTGTTGCTGCTGACCGGCTCTGTTGCCGAGACGCTCATTTTAAGCGCCGCAAGATAGTCTTCAAAATGCGTAGCTGCCGTTTTGCGGCCTTCGAGAAATATGCCTTCCGTTGCTCCCCGAGGGATGATCGCCGCAACAAAATACTTGTTTCTCAGGGCGACCCATTTGGCAAGTCCGGATTGCTCTTCACGATAGCTCTCTTTATCCTTGCTTGCGTCAAGTTTCACAAAACTGCCTCCGAGATAGGACCCCGCCAGCGCGTTATGCGACTCATCCTCCCGGTTTTTCTCGGAATAGACCAGACCTCCGTCCCACTGCACCTGGTACTCATTGCCGACAAGCGCGTTGTTGAACCCTGTGAGCTTGACATCATAATCGATTCTGTAGCTGTTGCCGGAGAACCCATAGGTGATGGCAATAGCCTTTTCCGGGGTAACGTCAAGCACATAGCGGATAACATAGCGCTCGGTTCCGCTGAGCGTTTTGAGCGTGTCAAGAGAGACGCTTCTGAAATAAAGATCTCTTGTATCGATCTTTTTTCCGTCGTTGCTCAGAAAAAGAAGTGAAAGCGCGCCTTTATCAGGGGTGCTGACAAGATTGAACTGTTTGAGATGACCGTCAAGATGCTGTTTGAGTACTACCGATTTTATCGTCGCTCCTTTCGAGGAAAGCGTGACTTTAAAGAGATCGTTTTCAACCGTTTGCAACTGCTCGGCACCGGCTGATGCCGTTGCGAATATCCCGAGATTGTCTCCGACGGGCGCTGCGGGAGCTCCGGGCGTTACCGCGGCACTGGTTGCAAGCTCTTTTTTTACCGGCTCCGTCCGGAGCTTCGGTTTATTTTCAGGGGACATAAACTGCAGCCAGACAATCATGATCATAGCTATCAGAGCAAGACCCGTCACCGAATTTCTATCCATTACTTCCTTCTTTTTGTTTTCTCTCAGAGTTCCCGGTTTTTAAAGGCACCGGATCGTACCCGCCCTTTGAAAAGGGATTACAACGAAGAACACGCCACAGCGTCAGCCATGAGGCATAAAATATATTGTATTGCTGATATGCCTCGAGCGCATAGGCCGAACAGGTGGGATAATACTTGCAGGATGGCCCCATCAATGGCGACAGAAATACCCGATAAAACCTTATCAGGAGA
This region includes:
- the yidD gene encoding membrane protein insertion efficiency factor YidD, which codes for MTFSRKLFNAVPILLIRFYRVFLSPLMGPSCKYYPTCSAYALEAYQQYNIFYASWLTLWRVLRCNPFSKGGYDPVPLKTGNSERKQKEGSNG
- the yidC gene encoding membrane protein insertase YidC → MDRNSVTGLALIAMIMIVWLQFMSPENKPKLRTEPVKKELATSAAVTPGAPAAPVGDNLGIFATASAGAEQLQTVENDLFKVTLSSKGATIKSVVLKQHLDGHLKQFNLVSTPDKGALSLLFLSNDGKKIDTRDLYFRSVSLDTLKTLSGTERYVIRYVLDVTPEKAIAITYGFSGNSYRIDYDVKLTGFNNALVGNEYQVQWDGGLVYSEKNREDESHNALAGSYLGGSFVKLDASKDKESYREEQSGLAKWVALRNKYFVAAIIPRGATEGIFLEGRKTAATHFEDYLAALKMSVSATEPVSSNSYSLYVGPLDYNTVKSLGVDLEKIMDFGWDWLTRPFAEYIILPAFTWMNRFVSNYGLIIIIFALLIKLVTYPLSMASTKSMKKMSALQPALKELQEKYKDNPAKLQSELGRIYKEAGVNPLGGCLPVVLQMPLLFAMFYVFRSSIQLRHHGFLWAKDLSVPDSILDFGFAIPMYGDHIAVFPILMAITVFVQQKITPTAQSNEQMKIMMYMFPAMMLLFFNNLPAGLGLYYLMFNIFSVAQQFYINATTTADDMPNVNLGTSSSKKKKAGPKK